The stretch of DNA TGGTGCTGCTGATGATCTTCGCGGTGCTGAGCGGCGCCGGTCTGGCCTTCGCCGCGCTGAGTCAGACGCCGGTCAATGTGTTCTGGGCCTTGGGCAGCCTGCTCGGGCTGAACCTGATTCTGCTGTTGAGCTGGGCGCTGGGGCTGGTCTTTGCCGGCGAACACGGCACCACTCTTGGGCGTTTGTGGCTGTGGCTCAGCGAAAAATTCGCCCGTGACGCCAAAGCCGCACAACTCGCACCGGCCCTGCTGTTGATGCTGCAACGCAAAAAACTCAACCGCTGGGCGCTCGGCACACTGGTCAACGGCCTGTGGCTGCTGGCGATGCTCAGCGCGCTGGTGTTGCTGCTGACGCTGATGGCGACCCGGCGCTACGGCTTCGTCTGGGAAACCACCATTCTCAGCGCCGACACGTTCATCAACATGACCCAAACCCTCGGCGCGCTGCCGGCGCTGCTCGGCTTCAACGTGCCGACCGTAGAGATGATCCGCGCCAGCGGCGACGCCGCACTGAACATCGAAAGCGCGCGGCAGGCCTGGGCGACCTGGCTGGTCGGCGTGCTGGTGGTCTACGGCGTGCTGCCGCGCCTGCTGCTGGCACTGTTTTGCTTCTGGCGCTGGAGCAGTGGCAAAGCGGCGCTGAGTCTGGACTTGAACCTGCCCGGCTACGCCCAGTTGCGCGAACGCCTGATGCCGACCAGCGAGCGCCTCGGCATCAACGATGCGGCGCCGCAGCAGTTGCATCGGGTCGAAAGCAGCGTCAGCGAACATGCGAGCGACGGTGCCCTGCTGGTCGCCATCGAACTCGACGACCAGCGCCCCTGGCCTCCGGCCCTGCCGAAAACCGTGAACAACGCCGGGATTCTAGACAGCCGCGA from Pseudomonas sp. P8_229 encodes:
- a CDS encoding DUF2868 domain-containing protein, coding for MTELTPLQNLWLTETIRLREEHAGPLEDLEANRLARAAGGDLPSRIQRRAAWLAERDGLSAALTHWLQGARLALVLLMIFAVLSGAGLAFAALSQTPVNVFWALGSLLGLNLILLLSWALGLVFAGEHGTTLGRLWLWLSEKFARDAKAAQLAPALLLMLQRKKLNRWALGTLVNGLWLLAMLSALVLLLTLMATRRYGFVWETTILSADTFINMTQTLGALPALLGFNVPTVEMIRASGDAALNIESARQAWATWLVGVLVVYGVLPRLLLALFCFWRWSSGKAALSLDLNLPGYAQLRERLMPTSERLGINDAAPQQLHRVESSVSEHASDGALLVAIELDDQRPWPPALPKTVNNAGILDSRESRHKLLEQLSRFPPARLLIACDPRRSPDRGSLALIAELARNAGATRVWLLQAPPGEALDSARLGDWHLALQQLELPFADCAPMNWLENGHD